A genomic segment from Syntrophotalea acetylenivorans encodes:
- a CDS encoding PAS domain-containing sensor histidine kinase: MLPTKGRSSCLRGGGTLESLIKQRTRELTEVNERLTLSMLRCQRLDGRLRESEELFRSIFEHAAAGMNTITLEGRYLQVNSAFCDFIGYSREELQHLTVFDLTHPDDLLATRERFDAIRQGKCEAFDYEKRFVCKEGKQVWGHVTSAWVFDGYRQPLYGIGLVQDISGRKETEAELKNALASAREARANIACILKSVGDGLIVTDTCQRIVRMNPSAEFLLGITFGQVANRSVNDPYVTALLPAKLVRALCCAEAGGLFEFEQCDSAGASRALQARMSAIHDQADKHSGIITTLRDVSREREIDSMKTEFITTAAHELRTPLTSIQGFSEVLLSRPDLETAQQRSLLAIIHDQSENLSRTVNDLLDLARIESGTGFVLEKTPCDLSQLIEQATSQLSWKSDRHLFEVALPEPDSVVYGDRVKLRQALENILGNAVKYSPEGGPIRVTGQRHDSGFQVSVADEGIGMREDQRQRIFDKFYRADTSNSAIEGVGLGMNIVQEIIKAHGGRIWVESCFGEGTIVHFTLPVE, encoded by the coding sequence TTGTTGCCGACCAAGGGGCGTTCTTCCTGTTTAAGGGGCGGTGGTACGCTGGAGTCCTTGATCAAGCAGCGGACTCGGGAACTGACGGAAGTTAATGAACGTCTGACGCTGAGTATGCTTCGGTGTCAGCGTCTTGATGGTCGGTTGCGGGAGAGTGAGGAACTATTTCGTTCTATCTTTGAGCATGCCGCGGCCGGCATGAACACGATTACTTTGGAGGGACGTTATCTGCAGGTTAATTCAGCCTTTTGTGACTTTATCGGCTACAGTCGTGAAGAGCTGCAACACCTGACGGTATTCGACCTTACCCATCCCGATGATCTGCTTGCTACGCGGGAGCGTTTTGACGCCATTCGCCAAGGCAAATGTGAAGCTTTCGATTACGAAAAACGCTTTGTCTGCAAAGAGGGGAAACAGGTCTGGGGCCATGTGACCAGCGCCTGGGTGTTTGATGGCTATCGACAACCCCTCTATGGTATCGGTCTGGTACAAGATATCTCTGGTCGTAAAGAGACTGAAGCAGAACTGAAAAACGCTCTCGCCTCTGCTCGGGAAGCGCGGGCCAATATCGCCTGTATATTGAAGTCCGTTGGCGATGGCCTGATCGTGACCGATACCTGCCAGCGTATAGTGCGCATGAACCCTTCAGCAGAATTCTTGCTGGGAATTACTTTTGGGCAGGTAGCCAATCGGTCCGTAAACGATCCTTATGTAACGGCGCTGTTGCCGGCGAAATTGGTCAGGGCTTTGTGCTGTGCCGAGGCAGGGGGCCTCTTTGAGTTTGAACAATGCGACAGTGCCGGCGCATCCCGCGCTCTGCAGGCACGAATGTCGGCGATTCATGATCAGGCTGACAAGCACAGCGGGATTATCACTACCTTGCGGGATGTGAGCCGAGAGCGGGAAATCGATTCGATGAAGACGGAGTTTATCACTACTGCCGCTCACGAATTAAGGACTCCCTTGACATCCATCCAGGGCTTCTCAGAAGTATTGCTGTCTCGTCCTGACTTGGAGACCGCCCAGCAGCGATCGCTGCTGGCTATAATTCACGATCAATCCGAAAATTTGTCGAGGACCGTTAACGATTTGCTCGACCTGGCGCGTATCGAGTCGGGGACGGGGTTCGTGCTGGAAAAAACCCCCTGTGATCTTTCTCAGCTTATTGAGCAAGCCACTTCGCAACTTTCCTGGAAGTCGGACCGTCATCTGTTTGAAGTGGCTCTGCCTGAACCGGACTCGGTGGTTTACGGCGACCGGGTCAAGTTGCGTCAGGCTTTGGAAAATATCCTTGGTAACGCAGTGAAATATTCGCCTGAAGGTGGTCCAATACGGGTCACTGGCCAGCGTCACGACAGCGGTTTTCAGGTGTCGGTAGCAGATGAGGGCATCGGCATGCGCGAAGATCAACGACAGCGAATTTTTGACAAGTTTTATCGGGCCGACACGTCCAATTCCGCTATTGAGGGGGTCGGCCTCGGTATGAATATCGTTCAGGAAATCATCAAGGCTCATGGTGGCAGAATCTGGGTGGAAAGTTGTTTCGGTGAGGGCACTATAGTACACTTTACTCTGCCCGTGGAATGA
- a CDS encoding ornithine cyclodeaminase family protein, producing the protein MALFLTEGDVQQVLTMPMAITAIEEVLREVNLGLAVNIPRQRTRVPKGALHILQGAVESQQVIGYKAYTSTREGNRFLLHLYDSNHGNLQAVIEANYLGMIRTGAASGVASKWLSRNDSTTVGLFGSGWQATGQLEALCCVRPISRVKVMARNAERLNEFCRHNSDRLGISVEPYQDAEQVVRNSDIVTTVTTAAEPLVHFPWVEEGTHLNAVGSNALIRREIDEKTIRNCNLVTVDSRDVAANECGDLLPLIEKGRLNWRQVVELGDIIAGQVSGRTANAQITLFESQGMAVQDLMLGKRILAAAQAKGLGKELPFGN; encoded by the coding sequence ATGGCACTATTCCTTACTGAAGGGGACGTTCAACAAGTCCTGACCATGCCCATGGCCATTACGGCAATTGAGGAGGTGCTGCGTGAGGTCAACCTGGGGTTAGCGGTAAACATTCCCCGTCAGAGAACTCGAGTCCCAAAAGGAGCGTTGCATATCCTGCAGGGAGCGGTGGAGAGTCAACAAGTCATCGGCTATAAGGCTTATACATCGACCAGAGAAGGCAACCGTTTCTTGCTTCACCTCTACGACAGCAATCACGGCAATCTACAGGCGGTTATTGAAGCAAATTATCTCGGGATGATACGCACTGGAGCCGCCAGCGGTGTCGCCAGCAAATGGCTAAGCCGCAATGATTCGACCACGGTCGGACTGTTCGGCTCGGGCTGGCAGGCAACGGGGCAGTTGGAAGCCCTCTGCTGCGTTCGACCCATCTCCCGGGTTAAGGTGATGGCCCGCAATGCGGAACGACTGAACGAGTTCTGCCGTCACAACAGCGATCGGCTCGGAATTTCCGTCGAGCCTTATCAAGATGCGGAACAGGTGGTTCGCAATAGCGACATTGTCACCACGGTCACCACAGCCGCCGAACCGTTGGTTCACTTTCCCTGGGTCGAAGAAGGCACCCATCTGAACGCCGTCGGCAGCAACGCCTTGATCCGCCGTGAAATCGACGAAAAGACCATCCGCAATTGCAACCTGGTGACCGTTGATTCCCGGGATGTCGCGGCTAACGAGTGTGGCGACCTGTTGCCACTTATTGAAAAGGGGCGCCTTAACTGGCGGCAGGTGGTAGAACTGGGGGATATCATAGCCGGTCAGGTCAGCGGCCGGACAGCCAACGCACAGATCACCTTGTTCGAATCCCAAGGTATGGCCGTTCAAGATCTAATGCTTGGCAAACGAATACTGGCGGCGGCTCAAGCAAAGGGTCTCGGCAAGGAACTGCCTTTCGGCAATTGA
- the priA gene encoding replication restart helicase PriA — protein sequence MSDLIARVAVAAPLPQALYYRIPESLSQQARVGARLRVPLGRRQVVGYLLGFTDQPVARLKDVLEVLDREPLFHESMVAFFEWAADYYCHPLGEVIRTALPAGLSGVGKGPKILSESFFTLLLEKEEPRGAKQRAIVDYLRQHGATPLTQLKEQFGDVYGSLKRLVEQGFVTEDKKERNRDPFAAVPLTADCPVEPAEGQLVALQTIEEALAGNDFRPMLLHGVTGSGKTEVYLRAVQQALKLGRKALVLVPEIALTPQLVGRFRARFAAEGARLAVLHSGLSDGERYDTWRTVARGESDIVIGARSAIFAPIENLGIIVVDEEHEGSYKQGDGFRYHARDLALLRGQMLGATVLLGSATPALTTFYRAQQGQSEYLPLADRVMGRPLPTVELVDLSEQRPEGVLAEPLRQALLENLERGEQSLLLLNRRGFAPFLLCVDCGATVRCPNCEITLTYYQQQRVLRCNYCDFSLTPPDTCPVCHGNELAPEGAGTERLEEELAELLPAANIGRMDRDTTLRKGTHQKLIDGMASRRIDVLVGTQMVAKGHDFPGVTLVGVVNADSALNLPDFRSAERAFSLLTQVAGRAGRGEKPGRVLIQTYDPEHYVLSCAAGHDYRSFYDEELVNREMLGYPPFGHLVNCLLAGNDEQRVIAAAEGLADAWQELADGTTVEILGPAPCPLSRLRGKWRRQILLKAPSRSALRHLLNHFKDLRSRVPAGVTATIDVDPIDML from the coding sequence TTGTCTGATTTGATTGCTCGCGTGGCTGTTGCCGCTCCTTTACCCCAGGCTCTTTACTACCGTATTCCCGAATCGTTGTCCCAGCAGGCTCGGGTCGGTGCACGCCTGCGGGTGCCCCTCGGTCGACGGCAGGTGGTCGGTTATCTACTCGGCTTTACCGATCAGCCCGTTGCGCGCCTGAAAGATGTGCTTGAGGTGCTCGATCGCGAGCCCCTTTTTCATGAATCGATGGTGGCGTTTTTTGAATGGGCCGCCGACTACTATTGTCATCCCCTTGGAGAGGTGATTCGCACTGCGCTGCCGGCTGGTTTGAGTGGTGTCGGGAAGGGCCCGAAAATCCTTAGCGAAAGTTTTTTTACTCTGCTGCTTGAAAAGGAGGAACCGCGGGGGGCGAAGCAGCGGGCCATCGTGGATTATCTGAGACAGCACGGCGCCACGCCTTTGACGCAATTAAAAGAACAGTTCGGCGATGTCTATGGCAGTCTCAAACGCCTCGTTGAGCAGGGCTTTGTCACTGAAGACAAAAAAGAACGAAACCGTGATCCCTTTGCAGCCGTACCGTTGACAGCCGATTGTCCTGTCGAACCCGCTGAGGGGCAGCTGGTCGCCTTGCAGACTATCGAAGAAGCACTGGCCGGCAACGATTTTCGACCGATGTTGTTGCACGGTGTGACCGGCAGTGGCAAGACGGAAGTCTATTTGCGAGCTGTTCAGCAGGCTTTGAAGTTGGGTCGTAAAGCGCTGGTGCTGGTACCGGAGATTGCCCTCACCCCCCAGTTGGTGGGGCGTTTTCGAGCGCGGTTTGCTGCGGAAGGCGCACGGTTGGCTGTGCTTCATTCGGGGTTGTCCGATGGCGAGCGTTATGACACCTGGCGAACCGTGGCTCGCGGGGAGTCCGATATTGTGATCGGTGCCCGCTCGGCGATTTTTGCCCCCATCGAAAACCTGGGGATCATTGTGGTCGACGAGGAACATGAGGGCAGTTACAAGCAGGGGGACGGGTTTCGTTATCATGCCCGTGATCTGGCCTTGTTGCGGGGCCAGATGCTAGGTGCCACTGTATTGCTGGGCAGTGCCACTCCGGCCCTGACCACCTTTTATCGGGCTCAGCAGGGGCAGAGTGAATACCTGCCCCTGGCAGACCGGGTTATGGGGCGGCCGTTGCCGACAGTGGAACTGGTCGACCTGTCCGAGCAACGTCCCGAAGGCGTTTTAGCTGAGCCGCTGCGACAGGCCCTGCTGGAAAATCTGGAACGGGGAGAGCAATCCCTGCTGCTTTTGAATCGACGCGGTTTTGCCCCCTTCCTGCTCTGTGTCGACTGCGGCGCGACGGTGCGCTGTCCCAATTGCGAAATTACCCTGACCTACTATCAGCAGCAACGAGTACTGCGCTGTAATTACTGTGATTTTTCCCTGACTCCGCCCGATACCTGTCCGGTTTGTCACGGTAATGAACTGGCCCCGGAAGGAGCCGGTACCGAGCGCCTGGAGGAAGAATTGGCGGAGTTGCTGCCTGCGGCTAATATCGGACGCATGGATCGTGATACCACTTTGCGTAAGGGTACCCATCAGAAATTGATTGACGGTATGGCGAGTCGCCGTATCGATGTGTTGGTCGGTACCCAGATGGTGGCTAAGGGGCATGATTTTCCCGGTGTGACCCTGGTGGGGGTGGTTAATGCCGATAGTGCACTGAACTTACCCGACTTCCGTTCTGCCGAGCGGGCATTTTCGCTGTTGACCCAGGTGGCCGGCAGGGCGGGCAGGGGAGAAAAACCAGGCCGGGTACTCATTCAGACCTACGATCCTGAGCACTATGTGTTGAGTTGTGCGGCGGGGCATGACTATCGATCTTTTTATGATGAAGAATTGGTTAACCGTGAAATGCTGGGTTATCCGCCTTTTGGTCACCTGGTGAATTGTCTGCTGGCAGGGAACGATGAACAGCGGGTGATTGCCGCCGCCGAAGGGCTGGCGGACGCGTGGCAGGAACTGGCGGATGGCACAACGGTGGAAATCCTCGGGCCGGCGCCCTGTCCCTTAAGCCGGTTACGGGGTAAGTGGCGTCGACAAATTTTACTCAAAGCTCCCAGCCGATCTGCTTTGCGCCATTTGCTGAACCATTTCAAAGATTTGCGTAGTCGGGTCCCGGCCGGGGTGACAGCGACTATCGACGTTGATCCTATCGATATGTTGTGA
- a CDS encoding metallophosphoesterase gives MSEPTTNKTITSLSRRKFLTVGTGLIGGLFLGKACWYEPRSFVVEKVQLSIAKIPPGPGLRIVHLSDFHLRSLPNHFAEAATTINELRPDLILLTGDYLDQARKLEGALEFVSLLRSEGGIFAVQGNWEYWSRLEGEPLRRKLAKAGAELLINERRDLLIRGIPLSILGIDYPSASQGLEKIRQAATSNRLNVVLSHVPAFGHDRLSPVADLILSGHTHGGQVRLPFIHPFYLPRFSAPFVSGLYRVTANNIPLYVNRGMGTSVLPVRFFCQPEIALLQLHSPAAGEVPW, from the coding sequence GTGAGCGAACCCACTACGAATAAAACCATCACCAGCCTTTCCCGCCGCAAGTTTCTTACGGTCGGCACCGGGCTGATTGGAGGTCTCTTTCTGGGCAAGGCCTGCTGGTACGAGCCACGGTCTTTCGTTGTGGAAAAAGTGCAGCTGAGCATCGCCAAGATCCCCCCGGGGCCGGGACTGCGCATCGTCCATCTGTCGGACTTCCATCTGCGTTCCTTGCCCAATCATTTCGCCGAGGCCGCGACAACCATCAACGAACTGCGCCCTGACCTGATCCTGTTAACCGGTGACTATTTGGACCAAGCACGCAAACTTGAGGGCGCCCTTGAGTTCGTCAGCTTACTGCGGTCCGAAGGAGGCATCTTCGCCGTTCAGGGCAACTGGGAATATTGGTCCCGCCTGGAGGGGGAACCTCTTCGGCGGAAACTGGCCAAGGCGGGAGCTGAGCTATTAATCAACGAGCGCCGCGACCTGCTGATACGCGGCATCCCCTTATCGATCCTCGGTATCGACTATCCTTCGGCCTCCCAAGGTCTGGAAAAGATACGGCAGGCCGCAACCAGCAATCGCCTCAATGTTGTCTTGTCCCATGTCCCGGCCTTTGGGCACGACAGACTGTCACCAGTGGCCGACTTGATCTTAAGCGGCCATACTCATGGCGGGCAAGTTCGCCTACCCTTTATTCACCCCTTCTATCTGCCTCGGTTCTCCGCCCCTTTTGTTTCCGGTCTCTACAGAGTAACGGCCAACAACATCCCCCTCTACGTCAATCGCGGCATGGGCACCAGTGTTTTACCGGTCCGTTTTTTCTGTCAGCCGGAAATTGCCTTGTTGCAGTTACACAGTCCAGCGGCAGGCGAAGTACCCTGGTAA
- the aroF gene encoding 3-deoxy-7-phosphoheptulonate synthase: MLIVMHHHATAEEIKAVQAAVTALGFRSEPIPGKERTAIGVLGNQGYVDDGTILELPGVLEVIHVSKPYKLVSRDFHPAASEVRVGEVVLGNGLAPVVMAGPCSIESEEQIVTAARLVKSAGAQILRGGAFKPRTGPHSFQGLGIEGLKYLRAAGNEVDMPVVTEVMRIGQLDAVCQYADLVQIGARNMQNFELLKEVGKLDRPILLKRGMSATLEEFLAAAEYILAEGNSQVVLCERGIRTFETATRNTLDLSIVPLVRELSHLPIVVDPSHATGKRSLVPVMAKSALVAGAHGLMIEVHPTPETALCDGAQSLTGEGFADLMDQIRRLLPVLETC, translated from the coding sequence ATGCTTATCGTAATGCATCATCACGCCACAGCTGAAGAGATCAAGGCCGTTCAGGCAGCTGTGACCGCCCTTGGTTTTCGAAGTGAGCCGATCCCCGGTAAAGAGCGGACGGCCATCGGGGTACTTGGCAATCAGGGTTATGTCGATGATGGCACTATCTTGGAGCTTCCCGGTGTGCTTGAGGTTATCCATGTCAGCAAGCCCTACAAACTGGTTTCTCGCGATTTCCATCCTGCTGCCAGCGAAGTGCGGGTGGGTGAGGTGGTTCTGGGTAATGGATTGGCTCCGGTGGTTATGGCTGGTCCCTGCTCTATCGAAAGCGAAGAACAGATCGTGACGGCCGCTCGATTGGTGAAGAGCGCCGGTGCCCAAATATTGCGGGGCGGCGCTTTCAAGCCGAGAACCGGCCCCCATTCCTTTCAGGGATTGGGTATTGAAGGCCTTAAATACCTTCGCGCTGCCGGCAACGAAGTCGATATGCCGGTAGTTACGGAAGTCATGCGCATCGGTCAATTAGACGCGGTCTGTCAATATGCCGATCTGGTGCAGATCGGCGCCCGTAATATGCAGAATTTTGAGCTGCTGAAAGAAGTCGGTAAACTCGATCGTCCAATACTGCTCAAACGGGGTATGAGTGCTACGCTGGAGGAATTCCTGGCAGCCGCTGAATATATTCTTGCTGAGGGTAATAGTCAGGTGGTGCTCTGCGAACGGGGCATCCGAACCTTTGAAACCGCAACTCGAAATACTCTTGACCTGTCCATTGTCCCCCTGGTGAGGGAATTGAGTCATCTACCGATTGTGGTCGATCCCAGCCATGCTACCGGTAAAAGGTCTCTTGTGCCGGTTATGGCCAAGTCGGCACTGGTGGCCGGGGCGCATGGTCTGATGATAGAGGTTCACCCCACGCCGGAAACCGCTCTTTGCGATGGTGCTCAAAGTCTCACCGGCGAAGGTTTTGCCGATTTAATGGATCAAATTCGCCGGTTGCTGCCTGTGCTCGAAACATGCTAA